A window from Intestinimonas massiliensis (ex Afouda et al. 2020) encodes these proteins:
- a CDS encoding SIS domain-containing protein has protein sequence MYLTEQELKGQFQAVARTLEALHAKRAEAVAALAGVQTLCALGCGSSFSLAKSAAIQFSQHTGVPAYALAAGDLLVNFHAYEKMLRGTTLLLLSRSGSTSEVVRAAERCKNELGCKLLSICAREGTALEALADWNLALPWAFDEAVCQTRTVTNLYVAALGLACIAGGDEAGLSALDALKSHATAFCPAQEAALSALAAQTWSKAVVLADSGMAGLLEEGALAFKEICRRDSNHYHLLDVRHGPMVQIGADTLVIAVLSSGDRALQAALLSDVARKTGHLLVLDCASSGDALPGTRIQLPECGDDDAKAVFALFCIQLLCFHHAIARGVDPDKPEGLDPWIKL, from the coding sequence ATGTATTTGACAGAACAGGAATTGAAGGGCCAGTTCCAGGCCGTAGCCCGTACATTAGAGGCCCTGCACGCCAAGCGCGCCGAAGCCGTGGCCGCGCTCGCCGGTGTCCAGACCCTGTGCGCCCTGGGCTGCGGCTCCAGCTTCAGTCTGGCAAAGTCCGCCGCCATCCAGTTTTCCCAGCACACCGGCGTCCCCGCCTACGCCCTGGCCGCCGGGGATCTGCTGGTCAACTTCCACGCCTATGAGAAAATGCTGCGGGGCACGACTCTGCTGCTGCTCTCCCGCTCCGGCTCCACCAGCGAGGTAGTCCGGGCGGCGGAACGCTGCAAAAACGAGCTGGGCTGCAAGCTCCTGTCCATCTGCGCCCGGGAGGGGACGGCGCTGGAGGCCCTGGCCGATTGGAACCTGGCCCTTCCCTGGGCCTTCGACGAGGCTGTGTGCCAGACCCGGACCGTCACGAATCTGTACGTGGCCGCGCTGGGCCTCGCCTGCATCGCGGGCGGCGACGAGGCGGGCCTTTCCGCCCTTGACGCGCTGAAAAGTCATGCCACCGCTTTCTGCCCCGCACAGGAGGCTGCGCTCTCCGCGCTGGCCGCCCAGACCTGGAGCAAGGCGGTGGTGCTGGCCGACAGCGGCATGGCGGGCCTTTTGGAGGAGGGGGCGCTGGCGTTTAAGGAGATCTGCCGCCGGGACTCCAACCACTATCACCTCCTGGACGTCCGCCACGGCCCCATGGTGCAGATTGGGGCGGACACGCTGGTGATCGCGGTTCTGTCCTCCGGGGATCGGGCATTGCAGGCCGCACTCCTGTCCGACGTGGCGCGGAAGACTGGCCATCTGCTGGTGCTGGACTGCGCCTCTTCCGGCGACGCTCTGCCGGGCACGCGCATCCAGCTTCCGGAGTGCGGCGATGACGACGCAAAGGCCGTCTTTGCACTTTTCTGCATCCAGCTTCTGTGCTTCCACCACGCGATTGCCCGGGGTGTCGATCCGGACAAGCCGGAGGGATTGGACCCATGGATCAAGCTGTGA
- a CDS encoding class II D-tagatose-bisphosphate aldolase, non-catalytic subunit: MDQAVNQNPVRELLRRREQGREKGIYACCSANEYVIRAAIRRARDRDTVVLVEATANQVNQDGGYTGMKPADFRAFLNRLAAEEGMPQARVFCGGDHLGPLTWRNLPEAEAMPRALELVRGYVLAGFSKIHIDTSMRLADDDPSARLPDETIARRGAELCAAAEDAFAMFRTAHPGAPAPVYVIGSEVPIPGGAMENEETVAVTKPEDCKATLEAFWAAFTRRGLKDAWDRVIALVVQPGVEFADESVVEYDRAAARDLTASLDAWPGLVFEGHSTDYQSKERLREMVEDGIAILKVGPALTFALREGLFALERIEAELGRLRPFPASAFRDTLEWAMRENDQYWGGYYHGHESDQRYARAFSFSDRARYYLPAPRVSAAVTTLLHNLDREGIPLALLSQYLPTQYQRVRSGQLPLRAADLLLDHVGDWIDDYLYATLAQR; the protein is encoded by the coding sequence ATGGATCAAGCTGTGAATCAAAACCCCGTGCGGGAGCTGCTCCGCAGGCGGGAGCAGGGCCGTGAAAAGGGGATTTACGCCTGTTGCAGCGCCAACGAGTATGTGATCCGCGCCGCCATCCGGCGCGCCAGGGACCGGGACACCGTAGTCCTGGTGGAGGCCACCGCCAACCAGGTGAATCAGGACGGCGGTTACACGGGCATGAAACCGGCGGACTTCCGTGCCTTTCTGAACCGGCTTGCGGCGGAGGAGGGGATGCCCCAGGCGCGTGTCTTCTGCGGAGGGGATCATCTGGGCCCCCTCACCTGGCGGAATCTCCCCGAGGCCGAAGCCATGCCCAGGGCGCTGGAGCTGGTACGCGGGTATGTTCTGGCCGGGTTTTCCAAAATCCACATCGACACCAGTATGCGCCTGGCGGACGATGATCCCTCCGCCCGGCTGCCGGATGAGACCATCGCCCGCCGGGGTGCGGAGTTATGCGCGGCGGCGGAGGACGCTTTCGCGATGTTCCGCACCGCCCATCCCGGCGCCCCTGCCCCGGTCTACGTCATCGGGAGCGAGGTTCCCATCCCCGGGGGCGCCATGGAAAACGAGGAGACCGTCGCCGTGACAAAGCCGGAGGACTGCAAGGCGACCCTGGAGGCCTTCTGGGCTGCGTTCACCCGGCGGGGGTTGAAAGACGCCTGGGATCGGGTCATCGCCCTGGTGGTCCAGCCCGGCGTGGAGTTCGCGGACGAGAGCGTGGTGGAATACGACCGCGCCGCCGCCCGGGATCTGACGGCCTCCCTGGACGCGTGGCCCGGATTGGTCTTCGAGGGGCACTCCACCGACTATCAGTCCAAGGAGCGGCTGCGGGAGATGGTGGAGGACGGCATCGCCATTCTAAAGGTTGGCCCCGCCCTCACCTTCGCCCTCCGGGAGGGGCTGTTCGCCCTAGAGCGGATCGAAGCGGAGCTGGGCCGGCTGCGACCCTTCCCAGCCAGCGCGTTTCGTGATACGCTGGAGTGGGCCATGCGGGAGAACGACCAGTACTGGGGCGGCTACTACCACGGCCATGAATCCGACCAGCGGTATGCCAGAGCGTTCAGCTTTTCCGACCGGGCGCGGTATTACCTCCCCGCCCCTCGCGTCTCGGCCGCCGTGACCACGCTGCTCCACAACTTGGACCGGGAGGGCATCCCGCTGGCGCTGCTCAGCCAATACCTGCCCACCCAATATCAGCGTGTCCGGTCCGGGCAGCTCCCTCTGCGCGCGGCGGATTTACTGCTGGACCACGTGGGCGACTGGATCGATGACTATCTATACGCGACGCTGGCGCAGAGATAA